Genomic window (Polaribacter batillariae):
ACCAATATATTTTGGCTTAAACTTAGTAAGTTTTACCAAATATTTTAAATCTTGCACATAACTATGATTCATAATTACAATGGCAGTATTTGTATTGATGTTTTTAAATTGTATGGTTTCTGGACTTTCTGCAATTACAGCATTAGCTCCAGGAAAATCTATTGCCTGTTTGTACTCTTTTGCGGAGGTAATTACGTCTATTTCCCAACCTAAATTCGAAGCGATTTTGCACAATTTTACGGCATCGTGTTCGCCTCCAATAAGAATTAATTTAAAGGCGGCTTCTAAAGTTTGAGTAAAAACAAGTGCTTCATTTTTATTTTGAAGAGTAAAAAATTCAGAAAATAAAAATTGTTTATTATTTGCAAAAGTAATTGCAGAACCAAAATTTCCGTAAGCTTCATCTTCTTTGATGTAAAAAGAAGTTATTTTTAAAGATTCTCTATTTTTTGAAGCTTCAGAAAAAGCGAATAAAAAATCATCTGAAATAAAAAAAGGTTCTAATAAAATGTATAAAGTTCCTTCGCAACCTAACCGATATCTACCATCGTATGCAATTATTTTTGGTTGATTGTCTTTAAAAACCGTTTTGGCTCTTTGTACAATTTCCTTTTCTACACAACCCCACTTACAGCTCCTACATAAGAATTATTTTCTGAAATTAACATTCTAACTCCTGGTTTTCGGTAAGAAGACCCGTCTAAATCCACAACAGTTGCCAAGACATTTTTAAACCCTTTTTTTTGATTGATAATGCCTTGTTCTATAATTTCTTTGAGTTCGTGAATCATTAAATCTTATTCTTTTTTAGTATAATAATCTACAGATTTATTTTTATACCATTTACCATTTTAAAATCCTGTAATAAATCGCCTTTTTTTCCTTTCTATTTCAGAATAAAAAAAACCGTATCTAAGGCTATGCTTTCGTTTTCTTCTTTATATACAGAAAAAAAATCATCCATTTCTTTTCCAGTAATTTCAAACAATAACGGGTATTATAAACGCGAGTTTGATGTAAATCGCCTTCTACACCACTCATTATAAAATATCAAATCGAGTACAATCGAAATTTATTTTTAAATTCTAATTTAATGCTTGTTCTTTAAACGAACGAACAAATGTTTGATTTTAAAATAATTATGTGTTTTACAAGTAATTTTTATACCGAACTCAGGTTAAAAATAAATATTTTAAATTTATAAATAAATTTTTAGACCACTTCCGTTTCTATAATAATATTGCTTTGCAATGTTTTATGAACTGGGCATTTAGACGCAATTTCTTTCAAACGAGCAATTTGAGTATCGTCTAAATTACCAACAAATTTTAGTTTTTTATTTAAAAAATCGAAACGAGTAGGTTTTTCTACATCGATATTTAAATCGTCGCTATGTTTTTTAGAATATGTAATATAAACAAAAACCTCTTGCAAATCCCAGTTTTTACGTTCTGCATACATTTTTAAAGTCATAGCTGTGCAAGAAGCCAAACCAGCGCTTAAAAAATCGTAAGGCGAAGGGCCAAAATTATTACCGCCAACACTTTCTGGCTCATCTGCAATAAAAGCATGTTTACTGGTTTGTATAGACGTGGTAAAATTATCTTCTAACAAATTTAAATGGGCAACCAATTGTTCTCCTTCTGTAGAAAGCATTTCGTTTTTTTCTTTCTTAAAATAACGCTGTACCCAAGTACCAATTATATTGCCAACATATTGGCTGTCTTCTTGTTTGCTTAATAAATGGTCTGCACCATCTAAACTTACAAAACTTTTTGGGTGGTGTGCATTGTGGTAAATTTCGTGTGCGTTTTCTATGCCAACAATTGTATCTAATGGAGCGTGTAAAATTAAAATGGGTTTTCGTAATTTTTTTGTAATTTCTGGTAAATCGGTTTTACTAAAGTCGGCTACAAAATCTTTATTTATTTTAAACGGACGACCTCCAATATTTACTTCTACTTCTCCCTTTTTGGCAACTTCTTCTAAAGCATGAGAAAACAAATGTGTTACATGATCTACATTTGCAGGAGCACCAACTGTAGCAACTGCTTTTATATTTTTTAATTTAGAGGCCGCTACAATTACTGCAGCACCACCTAAAGAATGACCAATTAACAAAGAAGGTGCCTCGAAATAATTTTGTACATATTCGTTTACTGCCAACAAATCGTTTACATTGGCAGAAAAGTGACTTTCAGCAAATTCACCTTCGCTTTTTCCAAGACCAGTAAAATCAAAACGAACCACACCAAAACCATGATTTGTAAGCGATCTGGTTATATTTTTAACGGCATTAAAATTACTATTGCACGAAAAACAGTGTGCAAAAATTGCAAAATAACTTGGTTTTTCGTTGGCTGGGAGTTCTAAATATGCTTGTAATTTTAACCCTTTTTTATTAGGAATTTCTAATTTGCTAGTTTTCATTATCTTTTATTTTGTAAAATAGTCGCATCTAAATGAGATACTTTACTTTTAGAAACCACATTCGAAAATTTTGCCATAATTAATTGTAATTTTGGAGAAATATAATTTTCGCAAAAAGGTTTTTTAGGGTTTGTATAATAATAGTTTTTAAATTCGTCTATTGAAGATTTAAATGCACTAAATTTTAAAGTTTTAGTAATTATTTTTTCTTTAAAATTTGGCTGTAATTTTTCGATGATTCTTAAACTTTCGTCTTTTTGAAATTTAGAGAAATAATAAATAGCAGACCTATATTTTTCTCTCATAGAATGTTGGCTAGTGCTTTTATGTGTAAGTAAATGAATTTCTATAAGTGTTTCTAATGTTATTTTAGATGCCCAAAAAGAAACAACAACTGCTTCAGAAAAGGAAGTATGGTTGTGAATTGAAGAAACCCAACCTTGCTCTACTTTTTCAACACCAATTAACGATTGAAAAACAGCCTCTGTACACCAGTGACAACCACCACCAAAAGCAATTTTTTGTAACATAAAGATTAAAATTAAGAATGCAAATTTTGATTGTTTAAGAATTGGTCTTTTCTAATTTTTACGGCTCTAAAAGCATAGGTAATTAAAAAAGAAATTGCAATAAATATAAAAAAAGTACCAATGTAAAGCGTAATACTTGGAACACTAAGGGTTGAAGAGCTATCGAAAATTACCCCTAAAATACCAGACAATACGTAGCTGCCTGTAGCTAAATACAACAAAGCATTTGCACGTGTTAACAAACCCAATTGTTTTATTTTTCGTACAGAAATTTCATGCTGAAAAGCAGAACATTTTTTATTGACTAAACCATTAATTTCTGAACTTAAATTTAATAATAAAGTTACTGTAGATAAGATTAACATTCCTAAACCCGGAATAATTGTAATAGGCAAATACCAATTCATGTTTTTTAATTATTTAATTCCACTGTAATTGTTTTCTTTCTGTCCAATAAAATTTCGGAGCTATTTTAAAAGAATTTAACATTTCTATTTCTTTAAAAGAGAGTTTAAAAGTATTTAATTTTAAGTTTTCTTTTAATTGTTTAGAGTTACTTGCACCACTTAAAACGATAGAATTGGAAATGGTTTGGTTAGCATATTTTAAAGAAATAGCATCTACACCAACATTGTATTTTTTTGCCAAATTTTCTAAAACAGTATATATTTTTGAATAGTGTGGGTACTCTTTATTCCTAAAAATGCGTCCGTTTGCCAAAGCTTCTTTAATAACAATCGATTTATTTTGATTGATTAATGCTTCCGAAATTTCTCGTAAATTTTGGTCTAAAAAATTATAGGTAACTTGAAATAAATCAAATAACTGAGTTTCATCAACTAAAACATCTAACGCTTTTTTAATCACTTCTACTTGATTTGTACCAGTAGTCGTTAAACCAATTTTTAAGCTGTGTTTTTTCTTTAAAAAAGCCAATTGTTCTACAACTTCAGTATTTTTTAAAACCCCCGTTTTTAAAGTTGCAGAATGAATTTGATATACCTTTAAATAAGGCAACAATTGTTTAGAAAATTGCCATTGTTCGTTTAGCTTTGCCAAACTGTGTTCTTTTACTTCGTGAACTTTCGCATTTGCATCGAAATTTGCAGTGTATGTATATCCCCATTTTGTAGCAACTTCAATAGAATTGTCGTTTTTAGTTTGCAACCATTTTAACAATAATTCTTCTGCCAAACCATAACCTGGAGCCGTATCAAAATATCTGATTCCTAAATTATAGGCTTCTTCTAAAACAGCAAAACTTTGTTTTCTAAAAGCCTCTAAATTAGAATTATCGTAACTTTTTTGACGCACATTTATGTATTGTGGTCTTCCTAAAGCTGCTGTTCCAAGTCCTAAATTCATATTATATAATTTTAACGTTTTCTAAAAAATGAATTACTTTTTGTGCTGGCATTTCACAGGGTTTTAGCATTTCTTTTTTAGAAGTGATGTAATAATTTAAGCTAATAAAATGGGTTCCTTGCAATTGCTTGCCATAAATTTTAAAAGATTTTCCATTGTTAAAAACCTGTTTGGTAATGCTGTACTTTTCGTTTTTATAAATTCCTTCGGAATATCCTTCAGGTAATTTTTGTATGTTTTTTAGAACTTCCATGGTTGTTTTCGTTAAAATTTTTATACCTACAAGGTTGTTAAAACCTTGCAGGAGAGTTTTTAAAATGTTGCATTATACCTACAAGATTTTTAAGACCTTGCAGGTTTTTTTTATTTAAAACTGTTATTTTTAGCGAAATGTAATGAAGTCAAAAAACCTTAAATTTCTCCACAAGGTCGAAATAACAGTTTGTTACATTTTAAGAACTACAAGATAGCATAGAGCAACCCACTTTATTTCTTGCCCATTCTGGTCTTTTGGCGAACCATTTTTCGTTTTGGGGTTGTTCTTCGTATGGTTTTTTTAACAATTGAAAAAACTCATCAATTAAAGAATAATCGCCTTCATTTGCTTTGTTAATTGCCAATTGTGCCATATAGTTTCGCAACACATATTTCGGATTTACAGCATCCATTTTTTCTTTTCTTTGTTGATATGAAAGTGTTTCTTTTTTTAATCTTTCGGAATAATTTTGAAACCACAAATTCCACCTACTTTTTATTTCACCTGAAAGATCTTCAAGATGGTAAAAAGCATCTTTAATCACATTTAAAGTTAATAAAGCTTCATTCGAATTACTTAAACTTCTAAAGAAAATGGTCATGTCTGTTTCTGTCAAGTGTAAATTATCTTCTAAATCTTGTATCAATTTTAAATCCTCTTTATCATCAGTATATAAACCTAATTTAAACTGCATCATTTGTAAAGATTTTTTCTCAAAATCTACTTTATACTGGTTGAGAATTTCTTCCAGAGGTTTTGTCTCTTTAATTAGCGGATACAAGGCATTTGCCAATTGATACAAATTCCATAAGCCAATATTTGGTTGATGTCCATATCTGTAGCGTTTATTTTGACGATCTGTGGTGTTTGGTGTCCAACCAAAATCGAAACCTTCTAACCAACCATAAGGTCCATAATCGATAGTTAATCCTAAGATAGACATGTTATCGGTATTCATAACTCCATGTACAAAACCCACTCTTTGCCAATCGATTATCATCTGTAACGTTCGTTCGGAAACTTCTTTAAAAAAGTCGATGTACGTTTCTTTAGAAGGGTTTCCTAAATACGAAAAATGATATTTTATGGTATAATCTGTTAGTATTTTTAAATTTTTTACATCATTTCTTGCCGCAAAGATTTCAAAATTGCCAAAACGTAAAAAACTGGGGGCAGTTCTTGCAACAATTGCCCCTTTTTCATAGGCAGGATTTCCATCGTACAAAACATCTCGTAAAACTTGGTCTCCAGATAAACTTAAAGACAAAGCACGTGTTGTTGGTATGCCTAAATAAAACATGGCTTCGCTACATAAATATTCTCTAATAGAAGAACGCAAAACCGCCAAACCATCTGCAGTTCTAGAATAAGGAGTTTCGCCAGCACCTTTTAACTGAACCTTCCAGTTTTTATTTTCGTGTTCAATTTCAAATAGATTAATGGCTCTTCCATCACCTAGCTGTCCTGCCCAATTGCCAAATTGATGGCCTGCATAACACATGGCATAAGGTTTTGTTTCTGGATAAATTTTGTTTCCGGTAACGATATTTTTAAAAAAGTTAGTTTTAGTTTCTTCTTCGCAAATTCCTAATTCAGCTGCCATTTCTTTAGAAACATGCAACACTTTTGGGTTGGATGTTTTCTTTGGAAAAACATAAGAAAAAACAGCATTTTCTACCTGTCTTCTTGAGTTTTCTAAGTTTTTATCGGCAGGTAAATTCTCGGTAAAGGTATGTTTTATGTTTAATTTCATGTGTTTTTATCAATCCATTTTAGAAGCTCCTTATCAGAAGGATTTCTCAACTTTTTTTTGCCAATTGTAATTGTTGGAAAGTTTAATTTTCCATTTGCATACAATTTACGCAATTCTTTGGCATTTTCTAAATTTTGTTCTACATCTAAAAACGCGTAATCTAAATTACGCGTTTCTAAAAATGTTTTATAATATTGGGTTTTATGGCATCTTTCTGCGCCATAAAGTTTAATGATAGTTTTCATATTTTGTCTCCTTGAGCGCAGTCGAAAGGTTTTATGAGTTCTCGACTGCGCTCGAACTAACATCAACTAATTTATTTGCATGTAAATTTCTTAGTTTTGCCAATTTGGGTTCAATTACAAAACTACAATAACCTTGTTGTGTATTTTCTCTGTAGTAATTTTGATGCGCTTTTTCTGCTTCATAAAAAACGGGCAGTGGACTAATTTCTGTTACAATTTTATTAGAATAATAAGGCTGTATTTGTTTTACAACCTGTTTTGCAATTTTATGTTGCGTTTCGTTTTCGTAATAAATTACAGAGCGATATTGTGTACCTCTATCTGCACCTTGTTGGTTTAAGGTTGTTGGATCGTGTGTGGTCATAAAAATAACTAAAATGTCTTCAAAAGAAATTATATTTGAGTCGAATGTAATTTGAACGACTTCTGCATGACCCGTTAACCCCGAGCAAACTTCTCTATAAGTTGGTTTGCCTGGCGCATTTCCGCCTGCATAACCAGAAACTACTTTTTCTACACCTTTAACTTCTTGAAATACAGCTTCTGTACACCAAAAACAACCACCTCCTAAGGTGGCAATTTGTATATTTTTATTCATTTTTATATTAACTTTTTACAGCAAGGGGTTTAAACCCCTTGTAAAATCATAGATTCTGAATTGATACAATAACGCAATCCACTTGGTTCTGGACCATCAGGAAAAACGTGTCCCAAATGCGCGTCGCAAGTATTGCACATTACTTCTACTCGAATCATACCAAAAGAAGTGTCTTTATGATATTTAATGGCATTTTCTTTAATAGGCTGTGTAAAACTTGGCCATCCAGAACTCGAGTTGAATTTTATAGTAGAGTCGAATAATGGCGTATGACAACAAATACAATTGTATTGGCCTTCGTCGTAAATACTACATAATGCCCCACTATGTGGTCTTTCTGTTCCTTTTTGTCTTGTGATTCTAAACTGTTCTGGAGTTAGAATTTCTTTCCATTCTGCATCGGTTTTTTCTACTCTTTTGTCTGGTTTTAGATTTCCTTTTGTAGAAAATCGAATCACTTCTTTCCATGTTAGCATAAAATAATTCCTTTCTTTTTTTATTAATAATATATGCTTTGTACATAATTGTAGTCGAAAATATAGTTGTTTTCTTACAAAGAGTATTTTGTTTTGAAATACCAATAGCATTACTTAAATTTACAATATAATATACAAACCAAAGGCAATTTATTTTGACTATTTTTGTATGAAAATTAAATAATTATGACTGCATTAATTGCTGAAGTAGAAAAATTCGTCTATACTTTGTTAAGTAATGATTTACACGCAAACTATGTGTATCATAATTTGGCACACACACAAAGAGTGGTTGAAAAAACGAAAGAATTAGCAGAAAGTTTAGAAATTGTAAAGGTAGATGCAGATAATCTTGAAATTGCAGCTTGGTTTCATGATGTTGGTTATGTAAAAGGTTCTGAAAATCACGAAGAAAAAAGTGTCGAAATTGCAAAAGAGTTTTTAAAAACAAAGAATTTTTCGGAAAATAGAATGGTTGCGATTTGCGATTTAA
Coding sequences:
- a CDS encoding XdhC family protein, giving the protein MCKIASNLGWEIDVITSAKEYKQAIDFPGANAVIAESPETIQFKNINTNTAIVIMNHSYVQDLKYLVKLTKFKPKYIGILGAPNRRERLFNELFDFAPETPEEFLDIIYTPAGLHIGAQTPEEIAVSIVAEILSIIRKKEPFSLRNLSGKIHQ
- a CDS encoding XdhC family protein is translated as MIHELKEIIEQGIINQKKGFKNVLATVVDLDGSSYRKPGVRMLISENNSYVGAVSGVV
- a CDS encoding bifunctional alpha/beta hydrolase/OsmC family protein, whose protein sequence is MKTSKLEIPNKKGLKLQAYLELPANEKPSYFAIFAHCFSCNSNFNAVKNITRSLTNHGFGVVRFDFTGLGKSEGEFAESHFSANVNDLLAVNEYVQNYFEAPSLLIGHSLGGAAVIVAASKLKNIKAVATVGAPANVDHVTHLFSHALEEVAKKGEVEVNIGGRPFKINKDFVADFSKTDLPEITKKLRKPILILHAPLDTIVGIENAHEIYHNAHHPKSFVSLDGADHLLSKQEDSQYVGNIIGTWVQRYFKKEKNEMLSTEGEQLVAHLNLLEDNFTTSIQTSKHAFIADEPESVGGNNFGPSPYDFLSAGLASCTAMTLKMYAERKNWDLQEVFVYITYSKKHSDDLNIDVEKPTRFDFLNKKLKFVGNLDDTQIARLKEIASKCPVHKTLQSNIIIETEVV
- a CDS encoding peptide-methionine (S)-S-oxide reductase, yielding MLQKIAFGGGCHWCTEAVFQSLIGVEKVEQGWVSSIHNHTSFSEAVVVSFWASKITLETLIEIHLLTHKSTSQHSMREKYRSAIYYFSKFQKDESLRIIEKLQPNFKEKIITKTLKFSAFKSSIDEFKNYYYTNPKKPFCENYISPKLQLIMAKFSNVVSKSKVSHLDATILQNKR
- a CDS encoding aldo/keto reductase, whose product is MNLGLGTAALGRPQYINVRQKSYDNSNLEAFRKQSFAVLEEAYNLGIRYFDTAPGYGLAEELLLKWLQTKNDNSIEVATKWGYTYTANFDANAKVHEVKEHSLAKLNEQWQFSKQLLPYLKVYQIHSATLKTGVLKNTEVVEQLAFLKKKHSLKIGLTTTGTNQVEVIKKALDVLVDETQLFDLFQVTYNFLDQNLREISEALINQNKSIVIKEALANGRIFRNKEYPHYSKIYTVLENLAKKYNVGVDAISLKYANQTISNSIVLSGASNSKQLKENLKLNTFKLSFKEIEMLNSFKIAPKFYWTERKQLQWN
- a CDS encoding peptide methionine sulfoxide reductase, producing the protein MEVLKNIQKLPEGYSEGIYKNEKYSITKQVFNNGKSFKIYGKQLQGTHFISLNYYITSKKEMLKPCEMPAQKVIHFLENVKII
- a CDS encoding protein adenylyltransferase SelO, translated to MKLNIKHTFTENLPADKNLENSRRQVENAVFSYVFPKKTSNPKVLHVSKEMAAELGICEEETKTNFFKNIVTGNKIYPETKPYAMCYAGHQFGNWAGQLGDGRAINLFEIEHENKNWKVQLKGAGETPYSRTADGLAVLRSSIREYLCSEAMFYLGIPTTRALSLSLSGDQVLRDVLYDGNPAYEKGAIVARTAPSFLRFGNFEIFAARNDVKNLKILTDYTIKYHFSYLGNPSKETYIDFFKEVSERTLQMIIDWQRVGFVHGVMNTDNMSILGLTIDYGPYGWLEGFDFGWTPNTTDRQNKRYRYGHQPNIGLWNLYQLANALYPLIKETKPLEEILNQYKVDFEKKSLQMMQFKLGLYTDDKEDLKLIQDLEDNLHLTETDMTIFFRSLSNSNEALLTLNVIKDAFYHLEDLSGEIKSRWNLWFQNYSERLKKETLSYQQRKEKMDAVNPKYVLRNYMAQLAINKANEGDYSLIDEFFQLLKKPYEEQPQNEKWFAKRPEWARNKVGCSMLSCSS
- a CDS encoding glutaredoxin family protein gives rise to the protein MKTIIKLYGAERCHKTQYYKTFLETRNLDYAFLDVEQNLENAKELRKLYANGKLNFPTITIGKKKLRNPSDKELLKWIDKNT
- the msrA gene encoding peptide-methionine (S)-S-oxide reductase MsrA, with the protein product MNKNIQIATLGGGCFWCTEAVFQEVKGVEKVVSGYAGGNAPGKPTYREVCSGLTGHAEVVQITFDSNIISFEDILVIFMTTHDPTTLNQQGADRGTQYRSVIYYENETQHKIAKQVVKQIQPYYSNKIVTEISPLPVFYEAEKAHQNYYRENTQQGYCSFVIEPKLAKLRNLHANKLVDVSSSAVENS
- the msrB gene encoding peptide-methionine (R)-S-oxide reductase MsrB encodes the protein MLTWKEVIRFSTKGNLKPDKRVEKTDAEWKEILTPEQFRITRQKGTERPHSGALCSIYDEGQYNCICCHTPLFDSTIKFNSSSGWPSFTQPIKENAIKYHKDTSFGMIRVEVMCNTCDAHLGHVFPDGPEPSGLRYCINSESMILQGV